Within Pygocentrus nattereri isolate fPygNat1 chromosome 17, fPygNat1.pri, whole genome shotgun sequence, the genomic segment TTAGGGTTAAAATTATATTCGAGCGAGGTGTTCTGGGCTGCATCTGATTGGTTCTGGGTTTGACACACCCACTCCCGAACACGCTCAGTAGATTGCGTCGAGGGGCCGGGCTGTTGCGGTCTTATGTCTATTGTGCCTGATTGTACGTTAATGACGGGGTATATGCCTGGCGTTAGGTTATCGTAGGAGGGTGGGGATACTTGGGCACCACTCCGCACCATTCTATCCAGGTTGCCATTATATGTGCACTTCAACCTTCTGACCTTAGCTATTTCCTGTTCTGCTTCTGATAACCTCTTCCTGGCTTTTCCTTTGTTAAACATTCCTGCCTTTTCATGTTCTGCCTTAGCCTCGTCTAATTCCTTTATTGCTCTAGTTGTAAAATCATTTAACGCCTGTCCCAAAGAAATCTGGTCATGGGGAGACAGTTCTTTATCCAGCATCCATTTTCTCAACAGTTTCTCCGTTTCTGCTCTCAGCCTTTTCCACTTTTTTGGATCTATTTCCAAGTCATAAACCGCTTTAGCCAAAATAATTATCTGTTCCTCCAATGTTTTCCATTGCCAATTCCCCACCCCAACTGTATTATCCAATTCtttttctaaatctcttttactgtattcagccaTGTTGATCAAAAACTGGTACTCACCAAGACGTCTTCGAAGTTTTACTTGCTCAACTCACAATGCTCAGTTGTCACCGTTAGGTTTGCTGCATGTGAGGAACTTCAAACTTATCACGAATGGCCGctttagaggaccaccctcagggactccaacccggtactttagaggaccaccctcagggactccaacccggtactttagaggactcaAACCTCAAGGACTCCAACCTGATACttttagaggacttgaacctcagggtCTCCAACCTGGTGctttagaggacttgaacctcagggactccaaccctgtTTTAGGGAGAGCCAATCCCAGGGACTTTCAACCCAGTCCTTATCCCATTCACTCGTCAGATGacgggaggggttcaccaattCCCGGCAAAAAACCACAGACCCAATACCTTATTAAACACTCAGTATATTTTTACCTTATGTTTGTTCCAATTCAGTCCTTTAAATTTAATTACCTGATCCAACCTCTTTTACCCATCTATAATTTAGCAGTTGTCAATATgcagaatttatttaaataggttTCTGCTTACCTTTTTTAAATGGCGCGCCTGTGATGAGTAATGGAGGAAGATCAAGCCTGTTTTTCTAATGGTCTCCTTTGCATCACGTCGGGGTCATCAaattgtggacgaaaccagtcctgcgtgttcgttgatgcaaagtAAATGAGacaagtagatcagactgaagtgaaacaaacggttttattacagaattctggagaggttacaaacagagaacatgcatcatgtatctcccaagtaagctctgaccccttctcatctgactccatTTTTTATAGTTgcatgaccgctccttccttaccccaGCCTCCAATATGTGCGTTAGGCCATCTcactaatccacatcataaaagtttaaggatgcgctcgTGACATGAGTGcatctgcaaggtcagcttaaggtatttcCTGTGTTTATCAACTCCCCCCATTTTCCaaacaatggctctgcttatctgaccagatgaaccacatgtgtggtgtgctaatcccagggtctactactatcagcttcgaggtattacctgttatctgacgtccttgtgtattccaccattagtcagcacacagccttatgtgctgattcttagctcttagaatagcacaatataaccattaagctttctttaatacatcttaaaagagtaatatgagcaatactaaggctaataattccacagtgtcagggctgatgtgtgacagaaggatagcagcaagagtgaaagggaaggtttacaagacagtagtgcgtcctgctatgatgtatggtttggagactgtggctctgtctaaaagacaggaggcgagctggaggtggcggaggtgaagatgctgagattttcattgggagtgaaaaggatggacaagattagaaattagcagatcagagggacagtgaaggtgtaGCAGTTTGGAgagaaagccagagaggccaggttgagatggtttggacatgtgttgaggaggaatagtggatatatttgTCAatgaatgttggagatggagctgccgggtagaaggagaagaggtagacctcaaagaaggtttatggatgtaatgaaggtggacatggagatgattggttgattggtgtaaaagtagaggaggcagtggatagggcaagatggaggcagatgatccactgtggcgacccctaaaggaagcagccgaaagaagaagaagaagacgtgaAAGAACAACCTTTGTATACTAAGGTTATTAGCATAATGGCTAGAAATCTTAGAAAATTATGATTCTTGAAGTAAAATGGTTGAAAGACTTTTGGTGAACCCAAACAATGTGTTGTGTTTCAATGACAAAACACTTATCAGCAGCAACCGTCTTTCATGGGCCAATGAGTCATCACTGGGCTCATCACTGAGGTTGTGGTGCAGCTAACTAATGCGCTTATTTTTAAAGCGATGTTGCTCATGGAGTGAAGATTTTTCAGCCAGCTATGTCATGGAATCTCAGAGAACAACTTCAATCAGTAATTTGGCTCCTACTTATGTTCAGGTATCAAGGCATCCCTTAAAGCCTTTCCTGATAACTCCTGTgatcaacaaacaaacactagCAGAAATGCATTAAGGCCACCAGAAGGCTAAATTTATAGCAAAACTAATAGATCTTAGATCAATTGTTATTCAGAAGTTTTCATCAATGttattgtttaatttatttattgtagcCTCTGTGCTTTAATCTTGTatatttacttaatattttacAATCAAGGTATAACTGGGCACATAAAAAATGTAGGGCAACATAGGAGCATCTCTTTGGAGTCTGGAAGAACAGGTATTTAAGAAATTTTAAGACATTGAACTAAGAATAATCTAAACATTATTTCAATAAATGACAGTTTAGAACAGGCATGTCAAATCGGTGACTTTccgggccaaagtgctgcagagaacAGCGTTTACACTCATCTAATACTCTGAATTCACTTCATAAAGACTGTATTTTGGCCTGTGAGGattggagcctgacacatgttgTAACATGGTCACAGAATTCAGATGCTCGTGAACTGTAAAAGTAGCTTATGTTTTAGCGTCTGAGAGACAATCTGAGAGAATGTCCTTATGATTACACAAATTTACAGAATACAGTATACAGTTTGGGAGACAAACCAAATGCTTATATCAAACCTTTATATCCTTTTATTACATCTATCTTTTAAACTCAAACTTGTGCTTTAAAAGCCTTGTTTGGGGAGGAATTATTAGATAGAGTACAGCCTGTGTGTTGATGGAAGTTGTAGATTAAAATGGAGACAACAGGGCTCTGCTATGCCTACACAAAAGCCTGTAGGAATACAGCGTAGGCCACGGAGGACACAACTGGCTATATATAGAAGCAGAGACAAATGTCAAGTTTTAATCAGCTGTTGAGGAGCAAAATGCTTTGTAAGTGGCTGTGCAAAGAGTAATACTTTAATTAGTTATTATAAAGAGGACATCAGATTTTCAGTGGTTTTGCACAAAATAGACTGCAGTATATATctttgtttattgttgaataCTGTCACTGttataaaatgaactggaagATTTTTAGAGCAGCTTAGTGCTTTTCTATTAAACAGCGttcattacatcattacattacattattttgcATCATTACAGAATAGCCTTCTTcagttttgttatttaaaaaaaatatgaatgctGAATATGTAAAGTCACAAAAAGATGCATAAATATCATTACTTACAAAGTTATGTCTATGTAAAGAATGATGAGTTTGCATcaatctatatatataaaaaatcatataaaaGAATATAATTCAAATGTTATGGAACAACAGATAATATTGGCATTAGTTAGAGTTGTAGTAATGTTTCCACCAATAAACTAGAATATCTATAAAGATCCAATCCATCATCTGTGATTACTGAAAGCTGTAAAAACCTGACTTTCTTGAAACCATGGTAATGAGCAGCATCCAAGATCTTCCTGCAGAAAATATTTCTTTCACGGTTTTCAAACTGAATGGTTTCTATTCTTTGGGAGAATGGCGGCGCTTTCTATTCATCCCATATTTCTTTATGCTTTTATTGTCTACAACCTCAAACTCTGTTCTGATATATTTAATTATCACCCAGAGAGCTCTGCACTCTCCAATGTTTGTATTAATTGGTCTAATGTCTGTTGTGGATTTGTTTATGCCAATATTTTTTGTACCAAATATGCTGCTCAGCTTTTTATTTGACTGGAATCAGATTTCACTGGTGGACTGTTTAATACAAATATTTTGTGTTCAGTATGTTGGTGCATATCAGTCTACTTTACTGCTGTGGATGGCTCTGGATCGGTTCTTTGCTATATGCAGACCTCTTTCTTATCACAATTATATGCAAATGCCCAACTTTCTAAAGTTTATTATTGTCCCAGTACTTAGaaatacactcttaaatatCACAATGGTTTCTTTGGCTGGAAAACTAAATTTTTGTATGAAAAATGAGATggatcactgtttttgtgaacaCATGGGGTTGGTTCAGCTTGCATGTGGAGATACTTCAACTAATAACTTACTTGGACTTGCGTCTGCTTTTCTAGTATCAACTtcagattttgtttttattactatttcttATGTAATGAtatttgcttctgtaatgaaATCAGGGAAGTCCAGCATGAAGGCCATCAACACTTGCATAACACATATAATCATCATCACATTTAGTTTAGTATTTGCCTTGATGGCTTTTTTGTCTTAtagaattaaaaataatttttctccAAGCAGCCGTATTTTCATTAGTACAATGTATGCACTTTTTCCAAGCTGTTTCAACCCAATTATTTATGGAAtaagaacaaaagaaataagGCAGCAGTTGGTAAAATTCTTTAACCATGTGAAAGTCTTACCACATTAATTCTGCCATGTACACTGAAGCACTGTTACTTAAACCTGTTAAGAAGCTGCATGTTAAATACTGCATGAATAGCTAGTATTGTGCACTTAGGTTTAGACTGTGTTttgtcaatatacactcaccagccactttattaggtactgttcaattgcttgttaacacaaatagctaatcagccaatcacatggctgcaactcaatgcatttaggcatgtagaggtggtcaagacaacttgctgagtgcaaactgagcatcagaacggggaagaaaggggatttaagtgactttgaacgtggcatggttgttggtgccaatcgggctggtctgagtatttcagaaactgctgatctactgggattttcatgcatatccatctctaggatttacagagaacggtccgaaaaagagaaaatatccagtgagcagcagttgtgtgcaTGAAAATGCCTtattgatgtgagaggtcagaggaaaatgggcagactggttccagatgatagaaaggcaacagtaactcaaataaccaaccaaagtCTCTGAgcaatgtttccaacaccttgttgaaagtatgccacagagaattaaggcagttctgaaggcaaaagggggtccaaccttttaatagtgtacctaatatagtggccggtgagtgtatgggtgtttgtgtgtgtgtgtgtgtgtgtgtgtgtgtgtgtgtgtgtgtgtgtgtatatgtatatgaatacaCATGTAGACTGTACGTGTTGCTGGTTTCCActcattcagtttttttttgttaaatatttaatattgatGTAGAATTAGAAAAAAAGGGActaacagtattattattatcattatttttattattatagacATAGTGAACTGTGTTAGTCTTACTGGCATTAGTGACttttctgataactgaaaaaTCAGAAATGAATATTTGTCTATAAGTTAAAGTGCAAACTAGTTGTAGAGGCACTCTGAAAATTTCCTGCATGAAGATATGTCACCCTAATATgcaataatttaaaatatattaaatttcaTCCACAAGGCTGTGCTGGACATTTATTGGTGTGAGTATAACACTACTTTtaagaaaggaaaaatgaaagtCTAATTGCCAAGTCACTCTCTATATAGACAAGGACTCTTATTCTGAacatatttgtttgtgtagtgAAGTAAATTCTTTTATGACAAACACAAGAACAAAAGGTCTGTTTTCATATACGTTCATATTTTTATGTACAGTATggttgtttaatttccagttatcATGGCCATTATgtataaaacattcattttcaggagataaatggaaaaaatctacagaattctttgaaaaactcaaagcaaCCCCCCTGAAAACTATAGAAATATAGATAAATGATGGGCACACTGCATAATGAAAGACTAAATCTACTTGCAGGCTCTGTGtagtttttattcattctttttttttagatacAGAGATTAgagtttttatgtatatatcagCAATAATCATGTGTTCAATCAAAAACAAGTCAACAAATTCAGATGTTATTGTACACCCTCAAATGTTCATTGCTCCTCCACAATACTTGATCGTTTTAGACTTGGTTCAGAGACTTACACACTGCCTTCTATTACTTCCAAAGAGATCACATTTAGACTTTTAGACCAGTCCACAAAACCTTACCCCTTTCTCTAAAGTCTAGTTTTGGTGGTGTGCAATTTTTCCTTTTGCAAGGAAATTTTCCAAAtttctttgtcatgtttttcctttttgttgtcTTGTCTTTTCactaataacacaaaaataaatataataatataaaatataatataaaaaataaatataataatagactggaaattgaataagcAAATGTTTACAGATTACTTTAGATATATGCTGTTAATGAATGGCCCCAGCTTGCATCCTGTAAGCTTTGAGGTAGAAAAAGATATTCTAAATATTTGATGACATATTTTATCATGTCATCAAAGATATAAGATATAAGAAGATATTCTAAATATTTGAGTTTAGTTGATTAGCCCAAATTAGCATTGTAATTGCGGTCTTTCACTGAGACACTAGTGACTGACCAGATGTGTCCTTAAGGCTATTTACAACATGCGTGAGTTTCCCAAGGCAAAAAGTATGTActgctaattaaaaaaaagaaatgatcttCTTACTTTCGGCTAACAAATGGAACCTGTTGATAATTAAATTAATCTGTTGTGCTGGCACACACTGTTTATGCAAATAAGTTTTAGTGCTTTTTGAAGTTTGGAGTTTAGCATTTGTGCAAAGTGaggggacatgtttaccactgtgtttcaacactaagcatttgggaactgaggagacaagttgctgtagttttgaaagtgaaatgttttcccattcttgtttggtATAGAATTTCAGaggctcaacagtccggggtctcctttgtcatatctttcatttcataatgcaccaaatgttatcagtggctGGCAggactggactgcaggcaggccagtttagcacccagccacttttaatacagagcaatgctgttgtagtacatgcagaatgtagtttggcattgtctttttaaaataatcaaggccttccctgaaaaactCATAG encodes:
- the LOC108415755 gene encoding olfactory receptor 52K1-like, coding for MVMSSIQDLPAENISFTVFKLNGFYSLGEWRRFLFIPYFFMLLLSTTSNSVLIYLIITQRALHSPMFVLIGLMSVVDLFMPIFFVPNMLLSFLFDWNQISLVDCLIQIFCVQYVGAYQSTLLLWMALDRFFAICRPLSYHNYMQMPNFLKFIIVPVLRNTLLNITMVSLAGKLNFCMKNEMDHCFCEHMGLVQLACGDTSTNNLLGLASAFLVSTSDFVFITISYVMIFASVMKSGKSSMKAINTCITHIIIITFSLVFALMAFLSYRIKNNFSPSSRIFISTMYALFPSCFNPIIYGIRTKEIRQQLVKFFNHVKVLPH